The genomic DNA AGTAAAAGCTCTAAATGCTTCAGAGACAAGGGTTACCTTGCAATTTCACACTTATTGACATCAAGACCCCTCTTGGGCATGTAGCCCATGCCCCTCTGAGGTTCCTTAGTGGCGAAGGTGCTGAGGAAGTGAACATATGGAGCCTCATCCGTAATTTCAAAGTAGCGGATGCTACTGTCACCCTGTAAACCCCCCAAGAaatagagaaatgttttatttgtgtatttttatatgtggaGATCACACGTGATTGATTTGGCTGCTGAGGTCTTCGGACTTACCTTCCCACAAAGGTAAACGACATTGGTGTCTGGGTCATAGAAGGGCAAGAGAACTCCATTGCTAGTGTCCATCTCATTAACAGCCATGGCCTCCTCCATGTTTTGCTGGAAATTAAAGTATAAAGAGAAATCAGAGAGGCAAGGGAAACAGAAATGTGAGACTAAGAATGGTGAATGATAAAGCAGATTCCACAGTAACAAAGTTGTGAATATGTTATATATTCTTAACATGTGTGTACTGTTTCACTTGAAGTACTGTGGTGGAAATGAAGGTCTGAACTATGCGTGCTTGTTGAATATTGAATAATTACAACAGTGTAGAACACAATCAGTGAACTCATGTAGTGCTATGAGAAAAACATGAAGCATCTTACTACGTTCCAGAGGGCAAGCTGTCTCTCACTCATGCGGCTGAAACCTGTGGTGAGGACGTTCCCATCGGACAGGAAAATGGCCCTCATGGGTCGAGCACCCTCGTGTgccttctccttctcctgtgAAGTAAAGTTAAAAAGGTCAGCACGAGTCACTATTTACTGAAACACACCTTTAATCAGTAAGTGTATCAGATGATGTCTGAAGAAATGGAGCTGGTTGATGCAGAATCAGCTTATAAACAGCaaatcttaaaaatgtgttttctcagACTCTTTTTTATGAATGTCTAAATTCTGAACTCATCTTCTAATCTGGGTCATTGTTTTTACTAAGTGATTTTCTGTTTATATACTTCTATTTGACTGCTCTGTTTATTATCTACCTGTAAATCATTTGTAAACTCTAACTTTAGACAActcttaaattaaatatttcaacttcACTTCAACTTAATGTTTTCACTGGACTCTCCACAGGGGGTGAGattcagaaaataaatgtgaagctgctgcagctgttttatTCAAGGATAAAGCAATCTCCCTCCCATTGTGATCCCACCTACTGcagattcatatttatttttcacaaaaaGATATATTCGATataattgaatataaaaaaatgtgaatacaacaaaaaaattcTTTGAAAACTTCTTACAGCAATTATCTCCTCCTTACGGGGGTCGATGACACGGATGGTCTTGTCCTTGCAGGCGGTGCAGATGAGGCTGCCGTTGCGGTTCCAGGTGACATTGTAAATGACGTCAGGATGCATGTCCTCCAGGTTGATCATAGCCTCACCTGTGCCCACGTTCCAGATGATGATCTGGTTGTCACAACCTGGCGACAGAAAGAAGTCAAATTGAGCgggaacacaaaaaaaaaaagttcttttgATCTAGTGTTTAGTCTTTGAGGCTACTGTTATCATGACATTATATTATGACTTGAAGATTAGTGTAAACATTGAATTTCAGCAAGTATAAAAAAATCCCTCCAGCAGCCTTGTATTGTAGGTGTAAGGGCACAGAGGGGAATCTCACCAGCACTAAGAAGGACATTGCGTGCTGTTGGGTGCCATGTGATGATGCCAACTCGCTTGGAGTGTCCTTCCAGCACCACTACTGGCTCAGACATGGAGGTGACGAGGCCATTCTCAGGAACCTGCCACACCTGTGGAGGACGTCAACATGACAGAAGTGAGGAACACAGGACAGACAAGAAAGCCTACAGGAGACTTTAAATTTGCGTTTGACAAAAATCATAAAATTTTTACAATTCCATTGTCAAACCGACTGTACTTCAGCATGAACACCAATACAGTAACAGCAGTTACCAAAAACAACCTGAGGGGGGCATCAGTGACCAAGATCTCCAATAAGAGCACGTGATTTAATAACATATGAACATTCATACAGTAAAGTATACAATAAGGTTAGTTATTATCACTATAACAGATACAATACTGGTCCTTCtcctaataaaataaagtacatgCAGTTTTCCTGACAACCAAAACAACTGGACATATGATAAAAACAAGTTAACTTAAACGTCCACTGATGACACATACAGTGGTTCTGACAAAAAGGATCTAATCTTAAGGCTGGGAGGTAGGTAACTCTCATAATTGTAATGACTTTTAATGTCGCTATTGATTGCTTCCGAGTTACATTTTTATCAACATGGTGGAAGGTAAAAGCACTCCTACTTACTTTTTAGTCTACAAAAGGTTATTTGTGTCAAAAGGACAAAATCAACCAAATCTGtggacattttcttttttaggtGATAAAAAGATTGCTTACATTGCCGTCTAATCATTTTCTCTTTGATGTCACTTAAAAACCAGGCCATGTCCAAACCACAATTGAAGCATCTCTCTTTTCATTGTTTAGTGCTTCTCCTGTGGCATCTGTCTTCACTTCTTCAGCTGTTCTTAGCTTagccattctattctatttttctatgtgctcacgtttttaaaaaaggctgaTTAACAATAACATTAACAGAACTGTTTAACCTGCTGTGAATTGTTCTGATGTCCGCTGTGCACTTTATGTGACAATTAaaatccattcttgtgaaaacTGTTAAACATCATGTGTTCATATCTCTACCAGTATGCTGTGTGCACTGGTTACACCACTCACTCCTAATCTAAACTAAACATTATCAAGAGCTTATTGAGGCTGCGAAATTCCACAATTCAAATACTACAAAAAGAGGAACCCTTAATAGTTCCTCTGTGCCTGGCTTGTACTTCTgcaaacatgaaataaatatagCACTATCACATTGTAGGTTGAACAGGAAGTCAGGACTTTCAGGTGAGGAAGTGATAACAACATACCTCAACCGGCAGTAAACTGGTCTCAACCTTTCACGGCCCAAATAAGGACATTTGAAGGAAAGAACTACAGTCTCCAAAAAGTCGATGACCTAAGCTCAATAAACAGCTAAATAATTCCCCAGCTCTGCTTTCTATGACACATATTTGAGCCTAATCTAATCCAAAGGGTGGCGTCTACAACGGGCCACTagcaataaaataattaagttTTTGTCACTCATTAGCTCATGTGTTGCAGTTTTTCCTAAACTAAGAGGCCAGGTGTAAAGGGTGAAGCAAACCTTACCATCACTGTGCAGTCCTCAGAGCCGCTGGCAATCACCTGATCATTGTGGGGACACCAGTCAATGTCTAACACCGGGCCTGTGTGACCACACACTGTGGGGTAGGCTTTGTCAATGCGTCCCGActgtaaagacaaaaaacacagagtAATGAGATTAGTCTTAAGACTGGTCCTGCTGGAGGAGTGAGCATGTTTTGAAAACAGGACAATTACAGTGTAATCCTAAatccacctgcaacacacacacacacacacacacacacacacacacagaagttaAATGACATGGGAGCAGAGAATCAGAAGTGAACTGAGGATGATATGGCAGCATTCACTGCATcgatcaaaaacaaactgaagaaaTGTGTACTGTTGAATTTAATtcaataattgtgttttttagggATGAGAAAACACCAACTAATTTACTGACTGCATTTAAGGAAACCAGAACCTACATTATTTACTAACATGGTTTGAGGGAATAAAATATCATACTGGAAATGTTTAGTTTAATACAAGAAACATTTTCACCCACATTTACCCAGAGCTGGGTATGAACTGTGTGAATAAAATCAAAAGCGTGAGGTCAGAAAGGGGAAATTATGAccacagaggaaaaacaaacctAAAAACTGCCTACAGACAGAAAATCATCAGGCTTGGTTTATCACTGCATTGTTCAGCCAAAAAAAGAGACTAGGGTTTTATCGAGCTTCACAGAGTCAAACTGAGATTAGACTTAGCCTGCCCCCCTATTGGACCACCCACAGTAATTAAGGAAAGTTATTAGTGGTGACATCATTATACAGTAGACGCATGCCAACAGATGCTTAGTTATCCACAACATCTCCTTGCTTAAAAACGATAACCCTGAATCAAACTGTGCCCTTTACATAACCAATTTATACAACTTATGGACTTGTTACCAACGAATTTCTGACTGACACACATAAAAGTCCTTCAATTACACTCTGCATCATCttacatcctcttaaaacctGCCTGCAACTACATTCGACCTTTGAATTCTGAGACCCAGGAGAACCAGGTGTTCTCTACACCGTAAAGGTGACTTAGCAAACCTATGCTATGCAGTGTGGGTGTCTGAGACACACCCTGCTCTGTGCTGTTGACTCAAGTACCACCGCAGGGCTGgagagatgatgtcactcacTGTGGAAAGAGTCCTGCTGCTGCAGCCCTATTTAAAGCATGATGGCTTCCCTAATACAGAAAAAGAGAATCATTGCTGCCCCCGGCTATTCTGCCATTACACTGGGAACAGTGATGATAATGGCTGAAGAAGAGCTACTAAATCTCAGAATTGTACACTTTATAATGAGTAAGAGGTGCAGCTAAAAACCAATGTTAATTCAAACAAGATATTAAACAACCACTGCAAGCACGATGTAGTTAATAGACACTGTACACTTAAATGATTTACAATGATAGTAACACCAAACAAATGTGGTGTTCACAGGAGCAAAATAGAGTGTTTTTGACTGACATGAAGCACTGCATTTGGCATCAACTGGTACAGAGTCTGTTCCAAGTTTTCACCTAAAAATTGTTCACCATCGACAATACACATGtcacatgtgtgcatgtgacacaactgattgtgtttttattggccTCTGGACTGTATTTCTTaagggtttatttatttatttatttatttttaaagctgtaTTACAAATACAGAGGTAGAAGTCGGAGATGTTAGTAGTCAGTCAGTGGATATAAATGGCCCGGCTGCTGGTAAAGTGACAGTCTCAAAAGTTCCACAGAGACCACGCTCACCCCAAATTGAAAATTATGGCTTCTGTAGCCAAACGATTACATGCGACT from Scomber japonicus isolate fScoJap1 chromosome 9, fScoJap1.pri, whole genome shotgun sequence includes the following:
- the LOC128364460 gene encoding coronin-1C-A gives rise to the protein MRRVVRQSKFRHVFGQAVKNDQCYDDIRVSRVTWDSSFCAVNPKFVAIIIEASGGGAFLVLPLHKSGRIDKAYPTVCGHTGPVLDIDWCPHNDQVIASGSEDCTVMVWQVPENGLVTSMSEPVVVLEGHSKRVGIITWHPTARNVLLSAGCDNQIIIWNVGTGEAMINLEDMHPDVIYNVTWNRNGSLICTACKDKTIRVIDPRKEEIIAEKEKAHEGARPMRAIFLSDGNVLTTGFSRMSERQLALWNVQNMEEAMAVNEMDTSNGVLLPFYDPDTNVVYLCGKGDSSIRYFEITDEAPYVHFLSTFATKEPQRGMGYMPKRGLDVNKCEIARFYKLHERKCEPIVMTVPRKSDLFQDDLYPDTAGPDPALEAEEWFEGKNGDPILISLKNGYVPGKNREFKVVKKNILDNKGTKNSENSSPANKSASPTPSIKSEAKLEEILKEIKSLKDLVSSQEKRIIKLEEQMSKIAI